A stretch of the Flavobacterium sp. 5 genome encodes the following:
- the lpxK gene encoding tetraacyldisaccharide 4'-kinase: MNLLRKILFPFAVLYGFITGIRNFLFDKGFLKSYSFDLPVIAVGNLSVGGTGKTPQIEYLIRLLSGQYKVATLSRGYKRQSEGFVLANENSDAVQLGDEPFQFYQKFKNIQVAVDANRKNGIEQLLSGSIKPEIILLDDAFQHRKVKAGFYIMLTSYDDLYCNDFILPTGNLRESRSGVQRADIVIVTKCPPSLSLDAQNAIKKELNLSPNQSLFFTFIEYDEVVYSNKKTIQANDIKSMDKLLLAGIAKPESFFAYLKHDNDECLTFPDHHHFNESELQEIKKKANGGIIVTTEKDYVRLKGSILSEQLYYLPIKSSFLSGSDDFNKKILNYVGHSTRNS; this comes from the coding sequence ATGAATTTACTTCGAAAAATATTGTTTCCGTTTGCTGTTTTGTATGGCTTTATCACGGGTATTCGGAATTTTCTTTTTGATAAAGGGTTTTTAAAATCATATTCTTTTGATTTGCCTGTAATTGCTGTGGGAAATCTTAGCGTAGGGGGAACAGGAAAAACACCGCAAATTGAATATTTAATTCGATTACTTTCTGGTCAATATAAGGTTGCTACTTTGAGTAGAGGTTATAAGAGGCAATCTGAAGGTTTTGTTTTGGCTAATGAAAATTCGGATGCAGTACAATTGGGAGACGAACCCTTTCAGTTTTATCAAAAATTTAAAAATATTCAGGTTGCAGTTGATGCAAATCGAAAGAATGGTATTGAACAGTTGCTTTCTGGCTCAATTAAACCAGAAATTATTTTATTGGATGATGCCTTTCAACATCGAAAAGTAAAAGCAGGTTTTTATATTATGCTTACTTCATATGATGATTTGTATTGTAATGATTTCATATTGCCTACAGGAAATTTACGTGAAAGTCGAAGCGGTGTACAAAGAGCTGATATTGTAATTGTTACAAAATGCCCGCCTAGTCTATCTTTGGATGCTCAAAATGCTATTAAAAAGGAATTAAATCTTTCTCCTAATCAAAGTTTGTTTTTTACTTTTATTGAGTATGATGAGGTAGTTTATTCAAATAAAAAAACGATACAAGCAAATGATATTAAATCAATGGATAAATTGCTTTTAGCTGGTATTGCAAAGCCTGAATCATTTTTTGCCTATTTGAAACATGATAATGACGAATGCTTAACTTTTCCAGATCATCATCATTTTAACGAAAGTGAATTACAGGAAATTAAGAAAAAAGCAAATGGTGGAATTATCGTAACAACCGAAAAAGATTATGTTCGATTAAAAGGAAGTATTTTAAGTGAACAGCTTTATTATTTACCAATAAAAAGTTCTTTTCTTTCAGGTAGTGATGATTTTAATAAAAAAATTTTGAATTATGTGGGACACAGTACAAGAAACAGTTAA
- a CDS encoding purine-nucleoside phosphorylase, giving the protein MWDTVQETVNYIKGKINFDPEYGIILGSGLGGFTEEIEIEYVLPYEEIPNFPVSTVEGHKGALVFGTIGNKKVVAMQGRFHFYEGYSMKEVTFPVRVLKYLGIEKLIVSNASGGVNPNYKVGSIVIIKDHINFMPEHPLRGKNDERFGPRFVNMSQPYSVEMIAKAKLIAQEFNIEIHDGIYLGLQGPTFETLAEYKMVKILGADCVGMSTVPEVIVARHMELETFGVSIITDMGDEESILTVSHDEVLQAAKSAEPNLRMLIKELIIRN; this is encoded by the coding sequence ATGTGGGACACAGTACAAGAAACAGTTAATTACATTAAAGGCAAAATAAATTTTGACCCGGAGTATGGTATAATTTTAGGATCAGGATTGGGAGGCTTTACTGAGGAAATTGAAATTGAATATGTATTGCCTTATGAAGAAATTCCTAATTTTCCTGTTTCGACAGTCGAAGGACATAAAGGAGCATTGGTTTTTGGGACTATCGGGAATAAAAAAGTTGTTGCTATGCAAGGTCGCTTTCATTTTTATGAAGGATATTCCATGAAAGAGGTAACTTTTCCAGTTAGGGTGTTGAAATATTTGGGAATTGAAAAATTAATAGTTTCAAATGCTTCAGGAGGTGTGAATCCAAATTACAAAGTGGGCTCTATTGTAATTATTAAAGATCATATTAATTTTATGCCAGAACATCCTTTAAGAGGAAAGAACGACGAGCGCTTTGGTCCAAGATTTGTAAATATGAGCCAGCCTTATTCGGTAGAAATGATTGCTAAAGCTAAACTCATTGCACAAGAATTTAATATAGAAATTCACGATGGCATTTATTTAGGTCTGCAAGGGCCAACTTTTGAAACCTTGGCAGAATACAAAATGGTCAAAATTTTGGGAGCTGATTGTGTGGGAATGTCTACTGTTCCGGAGGTTATTGTTGCTCGTCATATGGAGTTGGAAACCTTTGGCGTTTCCATTATTACCGATATGGGTGATGAGGAAAGTATCCTTACCGTTTCACATGATGAGGTTTTACAAGCTGCAAAAAGTGCTGAACCTAATTTACGAATGCTTATTAAAGAACTTATTATAAGGAATTAA
- a CDS encoding zinc ribbon domain-containing protein, which yields MANTKELSVEDKLRAIYDLQLIDSRIDEIRNVRGELPLEVEDLEDEVAGLSTRSEKLKSELEVIENLIKEKKNAIDEHKEAVKKYTKQQESVRNNREFNSLTKEVEFQELEIQLAEKQIKEMKASIEHKKEVINSSKEKLDSKSSHLKHKKSELDAIMSETQKEEIFLSEKSAEFEALIEDRLLVAYKRIRSSVRNGLAVVSIERGASAGSFFTIPPQTQVEIAARKKILIDEHSGRILVDSVLAEEEREKMDQLFSKF from the coding sequence ATGGCGAATACGAAAGAATTAAGTGTTGAGGACAAGTTAAGAGCAATATACGATTTACAACTTATTGACTCTAGAATTGACGAAATCAGAAACGTGAGAGGTGAACTACCTTTAGAAGTAGAAGATTTAGAAGATGAAGTTGCTGGTTTAAGCACTCGTTCAGAGAAATTGAAAAGCGAACTCGAAGTTATCGAAAACCTTATCAAAGAAAAAAAGAATGCAATTGATGAGCACAAAGAGGCTGTAAAAAAATACACTAAACAACAAGAAAGTGTTCGTAACAACCGTGAATTCAATTCATTGACTAAAGAAGTTGAATTTCAAGAATTAGAAATTCAATTAGCTGAAAAGCAAATCAAAGAAATGAAAGCTTCTATTGAACACAAAAAAGAAGTAATCAATTCTTCTAAAGAAAAGTTAGATTCTAAATCATCGCATTTAAAACATAAAAAATCAGAATTGGATGCTATCATGTCTGAAACTCAAAAAGAAGAAATCTTCTTAAGTGAGAAATCAGCAGAATTTGAAGCATTAATTGAAGACCGTTTATTGGTAGCTTACAAAAGAATCAGAAGCAGCGTTCGTAACGGACTAGCAGTTGTTTCTATCGAAAGAGGAGCATCAGCAGGATCATTCTTTACAATTCCACCACAAACACAAGTTGAAATTGCTGCCAGAAAGAAAATCTTAATTGATGAGCACTCTGGAAGAATTTTAGTCGACAGTGTACTGGCTGAAGAAGAAAGAGAGAAAATGGATCAATTATTTTCTAAGTTCTAA
- a CDS encoding Nif3-like dinuclear metal center hexameric protein: MSTIKEILSVLEEMAPLAYAEDFDNVGLIIGNENTKATGILVCHDALENVIDEAIAKKCNLVVCFHPILFSAIKKITGKNYVERALLKAIKNDIAIYAVHTALDNHPEGVNKIFCDTLGLINTKILIPKQNHIRKLVTYTIRDNAEKVRNALFDAGAGSIGNYDKCSFNSEGTFTYQGNEKSEPTVGERGVMSRGTETKIEVVYAKHLEAGIIKALRENHIYEEVATEIYNMKNTFNHIGLGMIGELEEEMDEKDFLLYAKDKMKSDGIRHSAFTGKKIKKIAVLGGAGSFAIKNAIQAGADAFLTADLKYHQYYEAENQLLLADIGHFESERYTKEYIVDYLRKKILNFAIILSEENTNPVKYL; encoded by the coding sequence ATGAGTACGATAAAAGAAATCCTTTCTGTCCTTGAAGAAATGGCACCATTGGCTTATGCCGAAGATTTTGACAATGTAGGATTAATAATTGGTAACGAAAACACAAAAGCGACTGGCATTTTAGTTTGTCATGATGCTTTAGAAAATGTGATTGATGAAGCCATTGCAAAAAAATGCAATTTGGTTGTTTGCTTCCATCCTATTTTATTTTCTGCAATAAAAAAAATAACAGGTAAAAACTATGTAGAACGTGCTCTTCTTAAAGCTATAAAAAATGACATCGCCATATATGCCGTTCATACCGCACTTGACAATCATCCAGAAGGAGTAAATAAAATATTTTGTGACACTTTGGGGCTAATAAATACCAAAATTTTAATACCTAAACAAAATCACATCCGAAAATTAGTCACCTACACGATTCGAGACAATGCAGAGAAAGTCCGAAATGCTTTGTTTGATGCAGGAGCAGGAAGCATTGGGAATTATGACAAATGCAGTTTCAACTCAGAAGGTACTTTTACCTACCAAGGTAACGAAAAAAGTGAGCCAACTGTTGGAGAAAGAGGTGTTATGTCTAGGGGTACAGAAACCAAAATCGAAGTAGTTTATGCTAAACATCTCGAGGCTGGAATCATAAAAGCACTTAGAGAAAATCATATTTACGAAGAAGTGGCTACCGAAATCTACAATATGAAAAATACATTTAATCATATTGGCCTGGGAATGATTGGTGAATTAGAAGAAGAAATGGATGAAAAAGACTTTTTACTCTACGCAAAAGACAAAATGAAATCCGATGGAATTCGTCATTCAGCTTTTACAGGAAAAAAAATAAAAAAAATTGCTGTTTTGGGAGGTGCTGGTAGTTTTGCAATAAAAAATGCAATTCAGGCTGGTGCCGATGCTTTTTTGACAGCCGATTTAAAATATCATCAATATTATGAGGCCGAAAATCAGCTTTTATTAGCCGATATTGGACATTTTGAAAGTGAACGCTATACAAAAGAGTATATTGTTGATTATCTTAGAAAAAAAATCCTTAATTTTGCAATCATTTTATCGGAAGAAAATACAAATCCAGTTAAGTACTTATAG
- a CDS encoding alpha/beta fold hydrolase, producing the protein MSLKKSIRFIVVKSVGQYINILRIVHPKKALHLSYTLFSHPRVGRLSKDNLPTVLQDTHKETFQHNEHQFQTYTWKGNDTKILLVHGWESNSARWEKILPYLQQSGSTIIAIDAPAHGQTSGIEFNVPRYADFINKAVKELKPNIIIGHSIGGSACLYHQYLYPETSIQKMVILGAPSDLKTLLDNYIKMLSINSKMYPVLEKHYLKNFNTKLDNFSAAIFAKQIKIEGIIAHDTNDTVVAFEEGKKIAHNWEKGHFITTNNLGHSMHDDTLYKEIYHFLFEAKK; encoded by the coding sequence TTGAGTCTAAAAAAAAGCATTCGTTTTATAGTTGTCAAATCCGTTGGTCAATACATCAACATACTACGTATTGTCCACCCTAAAAAAGCATTGCATCTCTCCTATACTCTTTTTAGTCATCCAAGAGTAGGACGACTTTCCAAAGACAACCTCCCAACTGTATTACAAGACACTCACAAAGAAACGTTTCAACACAACGAACACCAATTTCAAACCTACACTTGGAAAGGTAACGATACCAAAATCCTTTTGGTTCATGGATGGGAAAGCAATTCGGCACGCTGGGAAAAAATATTACCATACCTACAACAGTCAGGAAGTACTATTATTGCAATCGATGCACCGGCTCACGGACAAACCAGCGGTATAGAATTTAACGTTCCCCGCTATGCTGATTTCATCAACAAAGCAGTTAAAGAACTTAAACCAAACATCATTATTGGTCACTCCATTGGAGGTTCAGCTTGTCTCTACCATCAATATTTGTATCCTGAAACCAGCATTCAAAAAATGGTCATTCTCGGCGCTCCTTCCGATTTAAAAACTCTTCTAGACAATTATATTAAAATGTTGAGTATAAATAGTAAAATGTATCCTGTTTTAGAAAAACATTATTTAAAAAATTTCAATACTAAACTCGACAATTTCTCAGCTGCTATATTTGCGAAGCAAATCAAAATAGAAGGAATTATTGCTCACGATACCAACGACACAGTAGTAGCATTTGAAGAAGGAAAAAAAATTGCTCACAATTGGGAAAAAGGTCATTTTATAACCACCAATAATTTAGGCCATTCCATGCACGATGATACCTTATATAAAGAAATATATCATTTTTTATTTGAAGCAAAAAAATAG
- a CDS encoding tetratricopeptide repeat protein, translating to MKKNYIIVLILLLFTGTIEAQKDKIKEAEKEMSSGNLQGAITILKSIEYQIYNSNNEERAQYYFIKGNALLGLADKKIGEGENLVLAVRSYKETIKIESESGKRRYSGQIQSSYKSIKERLEKIADNDSKEKKFIDSANERYEAYLLDQKDTINLYNAASAFVNGKDFTTALKHYETLKAINYSGIGTNYFAINRTTKTENNFATNYDRELSIQAGTHEKPRTEKRQSKRGEIYKNMALLYAQNGDREKAKKVISDARIKNPEDISLVLTEADLFLESKDYESYKKTIAPILKTNPNDVNVIYNLGVLSAKAKNITEAENFYLKAVTIDPKYINAYINLSVLKLEEVATINEDMDKLGTSPVEMKKYDILKVKRDDMYKSTIPYLQKANEMNPQDEEISKSLLSVYNALEMTAEYKELKAKSY from the coding sequence ATGAAAAAAAACTACATTATTGTTTTAATCTTATTACTGTTTACCGGAACAATCGAAGCTCAAAAAGATAAAATAAAAGAAGCTGAAAAAGAAATGAGCAGTGGAAATCTACAAGGCGCAATAACTATCCTTAAAAGTATTGAATATCAAATTTATAATTCCAATAACGAAGAAAGAGCACAATATTATTTTATTAAGGGAAATGCTTTATTAGGATTAGCTGATAAAAAAATAGGTGAAGGTGAAAACTTAGTTTTGGCCGTAAGATCATACAAAGAAACAATCAAAATTGAATCTGAATCCGGAAAAAGAAGATATTCCGGTCAGATTCAGAGTTCTTATAAAAGTATTAAAGAGAGATTGGAAAAAATAGCTGATAATGACTCCAAAGAGAAAAAATTCATTGACAGTGCCAATGAACGCTATGAAGCTTATTTACTGGATCAAAAAGATACTATTAATCTATATAATGCTGCATCTGCGTTTGTAAATGGAAAAGATTTCACAACAGCTCTTAAACATTACGAAACACTTAAAGCTATTAATTATTCCGGAATTGGCACTAATTATTTTGCAATAAACAGAACAACCAAAACGGAAAATAATTTTGCAACAAATTATGACAGGGAACTTTCTATTCAAGCTGGAACACATGAAAAACCCAGAACTGAAAAAAGACAATCCAAAAGAGGTGAAATTTATAAAAATATGGCCCTTCTTTATGCTCAGAATGGAGATCGGGAAAAAGCTAAAAAAGTAATTTCAGATGCGCGAATAAAAAATCCTGAAGACATTTCTTTGGTATTGACAGAAGCTGATTTATTTTTGGAATCCAAAGACTATGAATCTTATAAAAAAACAATAGCTCCGATTTTAAAAACTAATCCAAATGATGTCAATGTAATTTATAATTTGGGAGTTCTTAGTGCAAAAGCAAAAAACATTACTGAAGCTGAAAATTTTTATTTGAAAGCCGTTACAATTGATCCTAAATACATAAATGCCTATATAAATTTATCAGTTTTAAAATTGGAAGAAGTAGCCACGATAAATGAAGACATGGATAAATTAGGAACTTCTCCAGTAGAAATGAAAAAATATGACATTTTAAAAGTAAAAAGAGATGATATGTATAAAAGCACAATTCCTTATCTTCAAAAAGCAAATGAAATGAATCCTCAAGACGAAGAGATATCTAAAAGCCTTTTAAGTGTTTACAATGCTTTGGAGATGACTGCTGAATACAAAGAATTAAAAGCAAAATCATATTAA